One genomic segment of Alosa sapidissima isolate fAloSap1 chromosome 13, fAloSap1.pri, whole genome shotgun sequence includes these proteins:
- the LOC121680825 gene encoding uncharacterized protein LOC121680825 isoform X1, with protein MAAVEGRLMMAADSPRCFPGLFRGKRRYADANPPGMATPKSICFQFYALPCPATVTPKEDEELKLRQAGLGMRRVSLPEDADHVQIADTLCTEYPKIHTLKGSWNFYKAAGGRGRRRLTIVSPQVEGYTASQLKRASNSGRIMLYIVPLRGVLDDTPIAKRTLVFPNGTCGICDQTVPLSLLASHAEKCREKSREDIEDEYQDTDEECMYDSSNSLTSTISTSMEDMNAWSTSPSSSWSSSPVCCVGIHTSIHVHNNAEAPLPQQQCSSTTASTSKVAPEKDWKTVVDPRRAFELFTQELLKNKNGENKFVVDLRKDKEEQDWSYMSFYKRNNVEWALPLRCTLEGDIALGTGVNRHVMSTLMHKLRTGFLRDFANGPITKIFEGQPDHLVPVNSFVMVESELFLMAGRMLGHCFLYGGPGFPGLSPAIKHVLCGGSMDTVKVTPEDCPNLDIRDTIQLLAGNSELVGAQRDSVVRLCMAWDLPPPTPTNRTWLHEKMLLHAVLERSDKQVKQLQKGLKEIGIWPLLSSREDVVKLLFPCEKEAEVTPQMILSSIAWPPLTPDSEDDDYDLSIEAIARITTYFKIFIGHASSEQLKELLCFWVGWEVPPQKLIVRVDGGRFPRALTCSETLRLPGHYTTYKEFESDLVAAVSTYDTGFGLV; from the exons ATGGCTGCAGTCGAGGGAAGGCTGATGATGGCAGCTGATTCACCGAG ATGTTTTCCTGGTCTTTTCAGGGGAAAGCGGAGGTATGCAGATGCAAACCCACCAGGAATGGCCACACCCAAATCTATCTGTTTCCAGTTTTATGCCCTTCCCTGTCCTGCAACTGTGACTCCAAAAGAAGATGAAGAGCTTAAGCTTCGTCAGGCAGGGCTCGGCATGAGAAGGGTGTCATTGCCAGAAGATGCAGATCATGTGCAG ATAGCTGACACACTCTGCACTGAGTACCCTAAAATCCATACACTCAAGGGCTCCTGGAATTTTTACAAAGctgcag ggggaagaggaagaaggcGGCTAACAATAGTCAGCCCCCAGGTGGAGGGGTATACAGCCTCACAGCTGAAGAGAGCATCAAATAGCGGGAGAATCATGTTGTACATAGTCCCATTACGAGGCGTATTAGATGATACCCCCATCGCCAAAAGAACCTTGGTATTTCCAAATGGAACCTGTGGAATTTGTGACCAGACAGTGCCATTATCTCTTTTGGCCTCCCATGCTGAAAAATGTAGAGAAAAAAGTAGAGAAGACATTGAA GATGAGTACCAGGACACAGACGAAGAGTGTATGTATGACTCATCAAATTCTCTCACGTCCACAATATCCACATCCATGGAGGAT ATGAATGCGTGGTCCACCTCTCCGTCATCCTCATGGTCTTCCTCCCCCGTCTGTTGCGTGGGTATTCATACAAG CATCCATGTCCATAATAATGCTGAAGCCCCGCTTCCTCAGCAGCAGTGCAGTAGTACAACAGCAAGCACATCAAAGGTTGCACCAGAGAAAG aCTGGAAGACTGTTGTAGATCCCAGAAGAGCCTTTGAGCTTTTCACCCAGGAGCTCCTGAAGAACAAGAATGGGGAGAATAAATTTGTAGTGGACTTGAGGAAAGACAAGGAAGAACAGGACTGGTCCTACATGAGCTTCTATAAACGCAACAATGTGGAGTGGGCATTGCCATTGAGATGCACACTTGAAG GTGATATTGCTCTAGGAACAGGTGTTAACCGACATGTTATGTCAACACTGATGCATAAGCTGAGAACTGGTTTTCTCCGGGATTTCG CAAACGGTCCAATCACAAAGATTTTCGAGGGTCAGCCAGATCACTTGGTGCCTGTCAACTCTTTTGTGATGGTGGAGAGTGAGCTCTTCCTCATGGCGGGCCGAATGTTGGGACATTGCTTTTTGTATGGCGGCCCTGGTTTCCCTGGTCTGAGCCCAgccatcaaacatgttctgtgCGGTGGCTCCATGGACACTGTCAAAGTCACACCTGAAGACTGTCCTAATTTGGACATCCGTGACACCATCCAACTG TTGGCAGGAAATTCAGAACTCGTAGGTGCACAACGCGACAGTGTTGTCCGTCTTTGCATGGCGTGGGACTTACCGCCTCCAACTCCAACCAACAGGACATGGCTCCATGAGAAGATGCTCCTGCATGCG GTCCTGGAGCGATCAGATAAACAAGTGAAGCAATTACAAAAGGGACTGAAGGAGATTGGCATCTGGCCTCTTCTGTCCAGTAGAGAGGATGTGGTCAAGTTGCTTTTCCCTTGTGAGAAAGAGGCTGAGGTCACACCTCAG ATGATTCTTTCAAGCATTGCATGGCCTCCACTGACTCCAGATTCTGAGGATGATGACTATGACCTCTCTATTGAGGCCATTGCACGGATCACAACTTACTTCAAGATCTTTATTGGGCATG CCTCTTCAGAGCAGCTGAAAGAACTGCTGTGTTTCTGGGTGGGCTGGGAAGTCCCGCCCCAGAAGCTGATTGTGAGGGTGGACGGTGGTCGCTTCCCCAGGGCCTTGACATGCAGTGAGACTCTAAGGTTGCCTGGCCATTACACCACCTACAAAGAGTTTGAGTCTGACTTGGTTGCTGCAGTTAGTACCTATGACACAGGGTTTGGTCTCGTGTAA
- the LOC121680825 gene encoding uncharacterized protein LOC121680825 isoform X2, with translation MAAVEGRLMMAADSPRGKRRYADANPPGMATPKSICFQFYALPCPATVTPKEDEELKLRQAGLGMRRVSLPEDADHVQIADTLCTEYPKIHTLKGSWNFYKAAGGRGRRRLTIVSPQVEGYTASQLKRASNSGRIMLYIVPLRGVLDDTPIAKRTLVFPNGTCGICDQTVPLSLLASHAEKCREKSREDIEDEYQDTDEECMYDSSNSLTSTISTSMEDMNAWSTSPSSSWSSSPVCCVGIHTSIHVHNNAEAPLPQQQCSSTTASTSKVAPEKDWKTVVDPRRAFELFTQELLKNKNGENKFVVDLRKDKEEQDWSYMSFYKRNNVEWALPLRCTLEGDIALGTGVNRHVMSTLMHKLRTGFLRDFANGPITKIFEGQPDHLVPVNSFVMVESELFLMAGRMLGHCFLYGGPGFPGLSPAIKHVLCGGSMDTVKVTPEDCPNLDIRDTIQLLAGNSELVGAQRDSVVRLCMAWDLPPPTPTNRTWLHEKMLLHAVLERSDKQVKQLQKGLKEIGIWPLLSSREDVVKLLFPCEKEAEVTPQMILSSIAWPPLTPDSEDDDYDLSIEAIARITTYFKIFIGHASSEQLKELLCFWVGWEVPPQKLIVRVDGGRFPRALTCSETLRLPGHYTTYKEFESDLVAAVSTYDTGFGLV, from the exons ATGGCTGCAGTCGAGGGAAGGCTGATGATGGCAGCTGATTCACCGAG GGGAAAGCGGAGGTATGCAGATGCAAACCCACCAGGAATGGCCACACCCAAATCTATCTGTTTCCAGTTTTATGCCCTTCCCTGTCCTGCAACTGTGACTCCAAAAGAAGATGAAGAGCTTAAGCTTCGTCAGGCAGGGCTCGGCATGAGAAGGGTGTCATTGCCAGAAGATGCAGATCATGTGCAG ATAGCTGACACACTCTGCACTGAGTACCCTAAAATCCATACACTCAAGGGCTCCTGGAATTTTTACAAAGctgcag ggggaagaggaagaaggcGGCTAACAATAGTCAGCCCCCAGGTGGAGGGGTATACAGCCTCACAGCTGAAGAGAGCATCAAATAGCGGGAGAATCATGTTGTACATAGTCCCATTACGAGGCGTATTAGATGATACCCCCATCGCCAAAAGAACCTTGGTATTTCCAAATGGAACCTGTGGAATTTGTGACCAGACAGTGCCATTATCTCTTTTGGCCTCCCATGCTGAAAAATGTAGAGAAAAAAGTAGAGAAGACATTGAA GATGAGTACCAGGACACAGACGAAGAGTGTATGTATGACTCATCAAATTCTCTCACGTCCACAATATCCACATCCATGGAGGAT ATGAATGCGTGGTCCACCTCTCCGTCATCCTCATGGTCTTCCTCCCCCGTCTGTTGCGTGGGTATTCATACAAG CATCCATGTCCATAATAATGCTGAAGCCCCGCTTCCTCAGCAGCAGTGCAGTAGTACAACAGCAAGCACATCAAAGGTTGCACCAGAGAAAG aCTGGAAGACTGTTGTAGATCCCAGAAGAGCCTTTGAGCTTTTCACCCAGGAGCTCCTGAAGAACAAGAATGGGGAGAATAAATTTGTAGTGGACTTGAGGAAAGACAAGGAAGAACAGGACTGGTCCTACATGAGCTTCTATAAACGCAACAATGTGGAGTGGGCATTGCCATTGAGATGCACACTTGAAG GTGATATTGCTCTAGGAACAGGTGTTAACCGACATGTTATGTCAACACTGATGCATAAGCTGAGAACTGGTTTTCTCCGGGATTTCG CAAACGGTCCAATCACAAAGATTTTCGAGGGTCAGCCAGATCACTTGGTGCCTGTCAACTCTTTTGTGATGGTGGAGAGTGAGCTCTTCCTCATGGCGGGCCGAATGTTGGGACATTGCTTTTTGTATGGCGGCCCTGGTTTCCCTGGTCTGAGCCCAgccatcaaacatgttctgtgCGGTGGCTCCATGGACACTGTCAAAGTCACACCTGAAGACTGTCCTAATTTGGACATCCGTGACACCATCCAACTG TTGGCAGGAAATTCAGAACTCGTAGGTGCACAACGCGACAGTGTTGTCCGTCTTTGCATGGCGTGGGACTTACCGCCTCCAACTCCAACCAACAGGACATGGCTCCATGAGAAGATGCTCCTGCATGCG GTCCTGGAGCGATCAGATAAACAAGTGAAGCAATTACAAAAGGGACTGAAGGAGATTGGCATCTGGCCTCTTCTGTCCAGTAGAGAGGATGTGGTCAAGTTGCTTTTCCCTTGTGAGAAAGAGGCTGAGGTCACACCTCAG ATGATTCTTTCAAGCATTGCATGGCCTCCACTGACTCCAGATTCTGAGGATGATGACTATGACCTCTCTATTGAGGCCATTGCACGGATCACAACTTACTTCAAGATCTTTATTGGGCATG CCTCTTCAGAGCAGCTGAAAGAACTGCTGTGTTTCTGGGTGGGCTGGGAAGTCCCGCCCCAGAAGCTGATTGTGAGGGTGGACGGTGGTCGCTTCCCCAGGGCCTTGACATGCAGTGAGACTCTAAGGTTGCCTGGCCATTACACCACCTACAAAGAGTTTGAGTCTGACTTGGTTGCTGCAGTTAGTACCTATGACACAGGGTTTGGTCTCGTGTAA